In Papaver somniferum cultivar HN1 chromosome 1, ASM357369v1, whole genome shotgun sequence, a genomic segment contains:
- the LOC113295332 gene encoding ATP phosphoribosyltransferase 2, chloroplastic-like, whose protein sequence is MAATATAFQALIQPYSNYLSSSSLFPSSTSCIASPSSLLKPKIICSSSSSSASPLTVVNGNVERSSVVPDRKEIRLGLPSKGRMASETLDLLKDCQLSVRQVNPRQYVAEIPLLSNLEVWFQRQKDIVRKILTGDLDLGIVGLDTVTEFGQGNDDLILVHDALDYGQCHLSIAIPKYGIFENINSLEELARMPQWTKEKPLRVATGFTYLGPKFMEEKGLKHVTFSTADGALEAAPAMGIADCILDLVSSGTTLRENNLKEIDGGVVLQSQAVLVASRKSLIQREGILETTHEILERLEAHLKAAGQFCVTANMRGSSMEEVAERILSQPSLSGLQGPTISPVFCKRDGKVSADYYAIVICVPKKALYKSVQQLRAIGGSGVLVSPLTYIFDEETPKWRDLLQKLGL, encoded by the exons ATGGCTGCTACTGCTACTGCTTTTCAAGCTCTCATCCAACCCTACAGCAATTACCTCTCCTCCTCTTCATTGTTTCCTTCTTCTACTTCATGCattgcttctccttcttctttattaaaacctaaaattatttgttcctcttcttcttcttctgcatctCCTCTTACTGTTGTTAATGGAAACGTTGAGAGAAGCAGTGTCGTTCCAGATAGGAAAGAAATTCGTCTTGGTTTACCAAGTAAAGGTCGCATGGCTTCTGAAACCCTTGATCTTCTTAAG GACTGTCAACTCTCTGTCCGTCAAGTAAATCCTAGACAGTATGTAGCTGAAATTCCACTG CTCTCAAACTTAGAAGTCTGGTTCCAGCGGCAAAAAGATATTGTTCGCAAAATTCTCACAGGAGATCTAGACCTTGGAATTGTAGGTTTGGATACGGTCACAGAATTTGGACAG GGAAATGACGACTTAATCTTAGTTCATGATGCACTTGATTATGGGCAATGTCATTTATCTATTGCA ATACCTAAATATGGGATTTTTGAGAATATAAATTCACTGGAAGAGCTAGCCCGGATGCCACAATGGACCAAAGAGAAACCTCTACGGGTCGCCACTGGTTTTACCTAT CTAGGCCCGAAATTTATGGAGGAAAAAGGGCTGAAGCATGTGACTTTCTCAACCGCTGATGGAGCACTTGAGGCAGCACCTGCG ATGGGAATAGCAGATTGCATTTTAGACCTTGTGAGCAGTGGGACAACACTGCGTGAAAATAACTTGAAAGAAATTGACGGTGGAGTTGTCTTGCAAAGCCAG GCTGTCCTTGTTGCAAGCAGAAAATCCCTAATACAGCGTGAGGGTATTTTAGAAACTACTCATGAAATTCTTGAGAGACTAGAAGCACATTTGAAGGCAGCTGGTCAGTTCTGC GTTACGGCAAATATGAGGGGTAGTAGCATGGAGGAGGTAGCTGAGAGAATCCTTAGTCAGCCATCATTATCTGGGTTGCAG GGCCCCACAATAAGTCCAGTTTTTTGCAAACGGGATGGGAAGGTTTCAGCCGACTATTATGCAATTGTGATATGTGTTCCCAAGAAAGCACTCTATAAATCTGTTCAGCAGCTTAGAGCG ATCGGAGGAAGTGGAGTTCTGGTTTCTCCTTTGACATACATTTTTGATGAAGAGACTCCAAAGTGGCG